From one Rhizobium rosettiformans genomic stretch:
- a CDS encoding Hsp33 family molecular chaperone: MSMRQAELGEFGFAGDDRVVPFQVEGLDVRGRAVQLGPLINSILDRHDYPAPVARLLAEAIVLTVLIGTSLKFEGKFTVQTKGNGPVDLLVADFSSPENVRAYARFDEQAVADAVAAGRASPEELLGEGVLAFTIDQGSFMQPYQGIVPLDGTSLEDIAGVYFRQSEQIPTRVRLGAAELFDRDADGKPRRTWRAGGLIAQFLPDAPERMRQPDLHGGDGDDRDADLHGDDAWDEARVLVETIDADELTDPQVGIERLLFRLFHERGVRAYEPQAVYDRCSCSRERLKGVLQGFSAEEIEASTEDGTITVTCEFCSTNYDFEPSELTPA, from the coding sequence CCCTTCCAGGTGGAGGGCCTCGATGTGCGCGGCCGTGCCGTCCAGCTCGGACCGTTGATCAATTCCATTCTCGACCGCCACGACTATCCGGCGCCGGTCGCGCGGCTTCTCGCCGAAGCCATCGTCCTGACCGTGCTGATCGGCACATCGCTGAAGTTCGAGGGCAAGTTCACGGTCCAGACCAAGGGCAATGGCCCGGTCGACCTGCTGGTTGCCGATTTCAGCTCGCCTGAAAACGTGCGCGCCTATGCCCGCTTCGACGAGCAGGCGGTGGCCGATGCCGTTGCGGCCGGCCGCGCCTCGCCCGAGGAGCTTCTCGGCGAGGGCGTGCTTGCCTTCACCATCGATCAGGGATCCTTCATGCAGCCCTATCAGGGTATTGTGCCGCTCGACGGAACGTCGCTGGAGGACATTGCCGGTGTCTATTTCCGCCAGTCGGAACAGATCCCGACGCGCGTTCGCCTGGGGGCGGCCGAACTCTTCGATCGGGATGCCGACGGCAAGCCACGTCGCACATGGCGGGCAGGTGGTCTCATCGCGCAGTTCCTGCCGGATGCGCCGGAGCGGATGCGCCAGCCGGATCTGCATGGCGGCGACGGCGACGACCGCGATGCCGATCTGCACGGCGACGATGCCTGGGATGAGGCTCGCGTTCTGGTCGAGACGATCGATGCCGACGAACTGACCGATCCGCAGGTAGGTATCGAGCGGCTGCTGTTCCGCCTCTTCCACGAGCGGGGTGTGCGGGCTTACGAACCACAGGCGGTTTACGACCGCTGCAGTTGCTCACGCGAGCGCCTGAAGGGAGTTCTCCAGGGCTTTTCTGCCGAAGAGATCGAGGCGAGCACCGAAGACGGTACGATCACCGTGACCTGCGAATTCTGCTCGACCAATTATGATTTCGAGCCGAGCGAACTCACGCCGGCTTGA